The following are encoded in a window of Impatiens glandulifera chromosome 5, dImpGla2.1, whole genome shotgun sequence genomic DNA:
- the LOC124939245 gene encoding calmodulin calcium-dependent NAD kinase-like: protein MQKDHSTIIGHSPSYTQILVASSVGLIIAAAMHYRLKKVRDCKVIPRIRLSDQGGVIYLECFPSYVARQMGFRNKKDCPLLCRMASEYIRKSEGCEDDIYAYFCNEQHAESLFIKLVEEFERCILSYFAFHWNHAHFMMSQVLGAEIEPKMKLRHIVMAATREQRFERVTKNLKVARVFNTLVEEMKAIGLAASDDSQCTDVMAPVDHKDRSPVLLLMGGGMGAGKSTVLKDILKDPFWAGAAGNAVIIEADAFKESDVIYKALSSTGHHHDMIKTAELVHQSSTDAASSVLVTALNEGRDVIMDGTLSWVPFVVQTIAMARNVHRSRYRMGIGYRVSDDGSVTESYWEKMEEREQEQEGVKKRRPYRIELVGVVCDAYLAVIRGIRRAILCRRAVRVKSQLKSHKRFADAFGTYCHLVDNARLYSTNALEGPPKLIGWKDKDKTLLVDPDEIRCVSTVGRLADEANSIYQLYGRPNPAYEDGNIWKDIVLSPSRLNIQKELKFSIQKIEKAKATSV from the exons ATGCAGAAAG ATCATAGCACCATCATCGGCCATTCCCCGTCGTACACGCAGATCTTGGTTGCGTCGTCAGTCGGGTTGATCATCGCAGCGGCCATGCATTACCGCCTTAAGAAAGTTAGAGATTGTAAAGTCATTCCTCGAATTAGGCTTTCTGATCAAGGCGGTGTCATTTACCTAGAATGTTTCCCTTCCTATGTTG CAAGACAGATGGGGTTCAGAAACAAGAAAGATTGTCCACTCCTATGTAGGATGGCTTCAGAATACATAAGAAAATCAGAAGGATGTGAAGATGACATATATGCCTATTTCTGCAACGAGCAACACGCGGAATCTCTCTTCATTAAGCTTGTGGAGGAGTTCGAGAGATGCATCTTAAGTTACTTTGCTTTTCATTGGAACCACGCCCACTTCATGATGAGCCAGGTATTGGGTGCTGAAATTGAGCCTAAAATGAAGCTTAGGCACATTGTAATGGCTGCAACAAG GGAGCAGAGATTTGAAAGGGTTACTAAGAACTTAAAGGTGGCAAGAGTGTTTAACACCTTAGTGGAGGAGATGAAGGCTATCGGACTTGCAGCATCTGACGACTCACAATGCACCGATGTGATGGCTCCTGTGGATCACAAGGATAGAAGCCCTGTTCTCCTCCTCATGGGAGGTGGAATGGGAGCTGGGAAGAGTACTGTTCTTAAGGACATTCTCAAAGA CCCATTTTGGGCAGGTGCTGCAGGAAATGCAGTTATAATTGAAGCAGATGCTTTCAAAGAATCAGATGTTATATACAAAGCTCTTAGTTCCACAGGCCATCATCATGACATGATTAAAACAGCTGAATTG GTGCACCAATCATCGACTGATGCAGCTTCGTCGGTCCTAGTGACTGCGTTAAACGAGGGAAGGGATGTGATCATGGATGGGACACTCTCATGGGTGCCATTTGTAGTTCAGACTATAGCCATGGCTAGGAATGTCCATCGCAGCAGGTATCGAATGGGCATCGGTTATAGAGTCAGCGATGACGGATCAGTGACAGAGAGTTATTGGGAGAAAATGGAAGAAAGGGAACAAGAACAGGAAGGGGTTAAGAAGAGGAGACCATACAGAATAGAGTTGGTTGGAGTTGTATGTGATGCTTATTTAGCCGTTATTAGAGGCATAAG GAGAGCTATTCTGTGCAGAAGAGCTGTGAGGGTTAAATCACAGTTGAAATCACACAAAAGGTTTGCTGATGCATTTGGAACTTACTGTCATCTTGTAGACAATGCTAGGCTATATAGCACTAATGCATTAGAAGGCCCTCCAAAG TTGATAGGGTGGAAAGACAAAGACAAGACATTGTTGGTTGATCCAGATGAAATAAGGTGCGTAAGCACGGTTGGGAGGTTGGCCGACGAAGCAAACTCCATCTACCAACTATACGGGAGGCCAAATCCAGCTTACGAAGATGGAAAtatatggaaagatattgtttTGTCACCTTCAAGGCTTAATATTCAGAAAGAGCTTAAGTTTTCCATTCAAAAGATTGAGAAAGCCAAAGCTACTTCTGTATGA